One Methylophilus sp. TWE2 DNA segment encodes these proteins:
- the hemF gene encoding oxygen-dependent coproporphyrinogen oxidase: MTENIQPQAVFDYLQGLQSRIVEAIELVDGKTFLQDSWQRPEGGGGNSCLLEGGNVFERAGVGFSHVLGNKLPPAASVAHPEAAGRPWEAMGVSLVFHPHNPYVPTVHMNVRFFVAKAQQAGEQDIWWFGGGMDLTPYYGFEDDCIHFHRVNKEALAPFGADYYTKFKKECDSYFFLKHRKEPRGIGGVFFDDFSELGFDQSFALQRAVGDAFINAYLPIVQRRKDKAYGERERDFQAYRRGRYVEFNLIFDRGTIFGLQSNGRTESILLSMPPIVKWRYDWKPEASSAEAKLYSDFLIEKDWV, from the coding sequence ATGACAGAGAACATCCAACCGCAAGCCGTCTTTGATTACCTGCAAGGATTGCAAAGCCGTATCGTTGAAGCGATCGAACTCGTCGATGGCAAAACATTTCTGCAGGATAGCTGGCAACGCCCAGAAGGCGGTGGCGGCAATTCATGCCTGCTCGAAGGTGGCAATGTGTTTGAGCGCGCCGGGGTTGGATTCTCCCATGTGCTGGGGAACAAGTTGCCGCCAGCAGCCAGTGTGGCCCATCCTGAGGCCGCTGGCCGTCCGTGGGAAGCGATGGGTGTTTCGCTGGTATTTCACCCGCATAATCCCTACGTACCCACCGTACATATGAATGTGCGATTTTTTGTCGCCAAGGCACAACAAGCTGGTGAACAGGATATTTGGTGGTTTGGCGGCGGCATGGACCTCACGCCTTATTATGGCTTTGAGGATGACTGCATACACTTTCATCGCGTCAACAAGGAAGCACTCGCGCCTTTTGGTGCCGACTATTACACCAAATTCAAAAAAGAATGCGACAGCTACTTTTTCCTCAAGCACCGCAAGGAACCTCGTGGCATTGGCGGTGTGTTTTTTGATGACTTCAGTGAATTAGGTTTCGACCAGAGCTTTGCCTTGCAACGTGCCGTCGGCGATGCGTTTATTAACGCTTACTTGCCGATTGTGCAACGCCGAAAGGATAAGGCTTATGGCGAGCGTGAGCGCGACTTCCAGGCGTATCGCCGTGGCCGTTATGTTGAGTTTAACCTGATTTTTGACCGCGGCACGATTTTCGGCCTGCAATCAAATGGCCGTACCGAGTCTATTTTGCTGTCTATGCCACCGATAGTGAAATGGCGCTATGATTGGAAACCCGAAGCCAGCAGTGCAGAAGCCAAGCTGTATAGCGATTTTTTGATTGAGAAAGACTGGGTGTAA
- the purH gene encoding bifunctional phosphoribosylaminoimidazolecarboxamide formyltransferase/IMP cyclohydrolase has protein sequence MTIKRALISVSDKTGVLELAQSLHQLGVEILSTGGTAKLFRDNNIPVKEVSDFTGFPEMLDGRVKTLHPKVHGGLLGRRDLPEHVAAMQQYGIENIDLLAVNLYPFEATVAKADCTLEDAIENIDIGGPAMVRSAAKNWNDVAVLTDAAQYAEVVSELKTNNGSVSKATRFKLSVAAFNRIAQYDAAISNYLSAIDFAETESAGKPVLSQFPGQMNSNFVKVQDLRYGENSHQQAAFYRDLYPAPGSLATAQQLQGKELSYNNIADADAAWEAVKSFSGPACVIVKHANPCGVAVGINPLEAYSKAFKTDPTSAFGGIIAFNTTLDGAAAEAVSKQFVEVLIAPDFTPEALAVFTAKANVRVLKIALPQGGNTAWDQGRNAVDSKRVGSGILLQSADNHDMQLADLKVVTKLQPTPAQMQDLLFAWNVAKYVKSNAIVFCGNGMTLGVGAGQMSRVDSTKIAAIKAQNAGLSLQGSVVASDAFFPFRDGVDVLADAGASCVIHPGGSMRDEEVIAAADERGLAMVVTGIRHFRH, from the coding sequence ATGACGATTAAACGCGCGCTTATCAGTGTTTCCGATAAAACCGGTGTGCTCGAACTGGCACAATCCCTCCATCAATTAGGTGTTGAAATCCTGTCTACTGGCGGCACTGCCAAACTGTTCCGTGACAACAACATTCCCGTCAAGGAAGTTAGCGACTTTACCGGGTTCCCGGAAATGCTGGATGGCCGCGTCAAAACACTGCATCCTAAAGTACATGGTGGTTTGTTAGGCCGCCGCGATCTGCCTGAGCATGTTGCCGCCATGCAGCAATACGGGATCGAAAACATTGATTTGCTGGCCGTGAACCTGTACCCGTTTGAAGCCACCGTTGCAAAAGCTGATTGCACATTGGAAGACGCGATTGAAAATATCGACATTGGTGGCCCGGCCATGGTGCGTTCTGCCGCCAAAAACTGGAATGATGTGGCCGTGCTGACCGATGCGGCGCAATATGCCGAAGTGGTGAGTGAGCTAAAAACCAATAATGGTAGTGTTTCCAAGGCAACACGTTTCAAACTGTCAGTCGCTGCGTTTAACCGCATTGCCCAATACGATGCAGCCATCAGTAACTACCTGTCTGCGATTGATTTTGCAGAAACTGAATCTGCAGGCAAACCGGTACTGAGCCAGTTCCCAGGTCAGATGAACAGCAATTTTGTCAAAGTACAAGATTTGCGCTACGGCGAAAATAGCCACCAGCAAGCGGCGTTTTACCGCGACCTCTACCCTGCCCCCGGTAGCCTGGCAACTGCTCAGCAACTGCAAGGCAAAGAACTCAGTTACAACAACATTGCGGATGCTGATGCCGCCTGGGAGGCCGTCAAATCTTTCAGCGGACCAGCTTGTGTGATTGTCAAACACGCCAACCCATGTGGTGTGGCTGTGGGCATCAATCCACTCGAAGCGTATAGCAAAGCCTTCAAAACCGATCCGACCTCTGCTTTTGGCGGCATTATTGCGTTTAACACGACACTGGATGGCGCCGCGGCCGAAGCCGTTTCCAAGCAATTTGTTGAAGTGCTGATTGCCCCTGACTTTACGCCTGAAGCACTGGCCGTTTTTACCGCCAAAGCGAATGTGCGCGTATTGAAAATTGCTTTACCACAAGGCGGCAATACAGCTTGGGATCAAGGCCGTAACGCGGTCGATTCCAAACGTGTGGGTTCAGGCATCTTGCTACAATCCGCCGACAACCACGACATGCAGTTGGCAGACCTCAAGGTCGTTACCAAATTGCAACCGACACCGGCACAAATGCAAGACTTGCTATTTGCCTGGAATGTGGCCAAATACGTCAAATCCAACGCCATTGTTTTCTGCGGTAACGGCATGACCCTGGGCGTAGGGGCAGGACAAATGAGCCGCGTGGACAGCACCAAGATTGCCGCGATCAAGGCACAAAATGCAGGCCTGAGCCTGCAAGGGTCTGTGGTCGCTTCTGACGCGTTTTTCCCGTTCCGTGATGGGGTAGACGTATTGGCCGACGCTGGTGCAAGCTGCGTCATCCACCCGGGTGGTAGCATGCGCGATGAAGAAGTCATTGCTGCTGCGGACGAACGTGGATTAGCCATGGTAGTGACGGGTATCCGTCACTTTAGACATTAA
- the dusB gene encoding tRNA dihydrouridine synthase DusB — MQIGPHQLKNNLVVAPMAGVTDRPFRMLCKKMGAGLAVSEMVTSNSLLYGSEKTKRRANHEGEVSPISVQIAGAEPSMMAEAARHNVENGAQIIDINMGCPAKKICNVMAGSALLRDEPLVSQILKAVVNAVDVPVTLKIRTGWDRQNKNAIQIARMAEDIGVQALTIHGRTRNDLYHGDAEYDTIAAVKQAIKIPLIANGDITTPEKAKFVLDYTKADAVMIGRAAQGRPWIFRETEHFLNTGEHMLPPTVDEIHQVMLEHLHDLYAFYGDLTGMRVARKHISWYTKGLSGSAAFRHNMNTLQTIDLQLQAINDFFAELRARNERLVYADNEDSDTENNQELAA; from the coding sequence ATGCAAATCGGACCACATCAACTAAAAAACAACCTGGTCGTTGCTCCCATGGCAGGCGTCACGGACAGACCATTCCGTATGCTATGCAAAAAAATGGGAGCAGGCTTGGCTGTGTCCGAGATGGTTACCTCCAACTCCTTGTTGTACGGCAGTGAAAAAACCAAACGCCGTGCCAACCATGAAGGCGAAGTCAGTCCGATTTCAGTCCAGATTGCAGGCGCTGAGCCGTCCATGATGGCCGAAGCCGCCAGACACAACGTCGAGAATGGCGCCCAAATTATAGACATCAACATGGGTTGCCCAGCCAAAAAAATCTGTAACGTCATGGCAGGCTCTGCTTTGCTGCGCGATGAGCCACTGGTGTCACAAATTCTCAAGGCGGTGGTCAATGCGGTCGACGTCCCGGTCACACTGAAAATCCGCACCGGCTGGGACAGGCAAAATAAAAACGCCATCCAGATCGCCAGGATGGCTGAAGACATTGGCGTGCAGGCACTCACAATTCACGGCCGCACCCGTAACGACCTCTACCATGGTGACGCAGAATACGACACCATCGCGGCAGTCAAACAAGCCATCAAGATTCCATTGATCGCCAACGGCGATATCACCACACCGGAAAAAGCCAAGTTTGTGCTTGATTACACTAAAGCGGATGCCGTGATGATAGGCCGCGCTGCACAAGGCCGCCCCTGGATATTCCGTGAAACCGAGCACTTTTTGAACACCGGCGAGCACATGCTACCGCCAACAGTGGACGAAATTCACCAGGTCATGCTGGAGCATCTGCATGATTTGTACGCATTTTATGGTGACCTCACCGGCATGCGCGTCGCGCGCAAGCATATCTCCTGGTATACCAAGGGCTTGTCGGGCTCTGCTGCCTTCCGCCACAACATGAACACTCTGCAAACCATTGACTTGCAGTTGCAGGCCATCAACGACTTTTTTGCCGAGCTGCGTGCCAGGAACGAGCGCCTGGTATACGCTGACAACGAAGACTCCGATACCGAAAATAACCAGGAGTTGGCGGCATAA
- a CDS encoding helix-turn-helix domain-containing protein — protein MQSDGKLSLAVRESLDEYFTHLDGQPPHAIYDMVLGCVEKPMLEYVLNKVGGNQSKAAEMLGINRNTLRKKMAIYGLE, from the coding sequence ATGCAAAGCGATGGCAAACTGAGCCTCGCCGTACGCGAGTCACTAGATGAGTATTTCACGCATCTGGACGGTCAACCACCTCACGCTATTTACGACATGGTGCTAGGCTGCGTGGAGAAACCCATGCTGGAATATGTGCTCAACAAAGTAGGCGGCAACCAAAGCAAAGCGGCAGAGATGCTGGGAATCAACCGTAATACCCTCAGAAAAAAAATGGCCATCTATGGCCTGGAATAG
- a CDS encoding efflux RND transporter periplasmic adaptor subunit: MLISQTIQPRRTLLVLALGVVLSACGKSSNEQNPAAGGMPAMPVTVQAVTAETVPIQTEVVAQTEGAKQIEVRPRVGGIVLKRLYQEGEPVKAGQDMFLIDPVPYQLQVEQSRAFIAQQKARIEQTAREAQRLKGLLDSKSISQREYDNAVSDNSVAAAILLQYQAQLREAELNLSYTHVKAPESGIGGRFVLSEGALASANTTLLSTIVQVSPIWVRFSLSESELQNLGGHLTPGKVKDVRLILADGSEYPLSGKINFSASQIDPALGTQQLRAEFQNPDRTLLPGQFVRVRVTTGKRDGVFLIPQTAVLTGQQGKFVFVAEKDKEGKTVAAVRPIVAGGWFNDRWSVLDGLKAGDQVITDNLIKVRPGAPVAPHAPDAAPAAPAAAGQEKAKS, translated from the coding sequence ATGTTGATTTCACAGACTATCCAGCCTCGTCGTACCTTGCTCGTGCTTGCTTTGGGTGTTGTACTGAGTGCCTGCGGCAAATCATCCAACGAACAAAATCCTGCAGCAGGTGGTATGCCTGCCATGCCGGTGACCGTGCAGGCAGTCACTGCGGAAACGGTTCCGATTCAAACTGAAGTAGTTGCACAAACTGAGGGGGCCAAGCAGATTGAAGTGCGCCCTCGTGTTGGCGGTATTGTATTAAAACGTCTATATCAGGAGGGTGAGCCGGTTAAAGCGGGGCAGGATATGTTCCTGATTGATCCCGTGCCGTATCAGCTTCAGGTTGAACAATCCAGAGCCTTCATCGCCCAGCAGAAAGCACGTATTGAGCAAACAGCACGTGAAGCGCAGCGCCTGAAAGGCTTGCTAGATAGCAAGTCCATCAGTCAGCGTGAATATGACAACGCGGTCTCTGATAACTCAGTCGCCGCTGCGATCCTGTTGCAATACCAGGCACAACTGCGTGAAGCAGAGCTGAACTTGTCTTATACGCATGTGAAAGCACCTGAAAGCGGTATCGGTGGTCGTTTTGTCTTGTCGGAAGGGGCGCTGGCCAGTGCCAATACCACTTTACTGAGTACTATTGTTCAAGTGTCCCCGATCTGGGTACGTTTCAGTCTCTCCGAGTCTGAGTTGCAGAATCTGGGCGGCCATTTGACGCCAGGAAAAGTGAAGGATGTGCGTCTGATTCTGGCAGACGGCAGTGAGTATCCCTTGTCAGGCAAAATCAATTTTTCTGCTAGTCAGATTGATCCGGCTTTGGGGACACAACAGTTGCGTGCAGAATTTCAGAATCCTGATAGGACATTGTTGCCAGGTCAATTTGTGCGTGTACGTGTGACCACCGGTAAGCGTGATGGCGTATTCCTGATTCCTCAAACGGCTGTATTGACCGGGCAACAAGGCAAGTTTGTGTTTGTGGCAGAAAAAGACAAAGAAGGTAAAACGGTTGCTGCGGTGCGTCCTATCGTTGCGGGTGGCTGGTTTAATGACCGCTGGAGTGTGCTGGATGGCCTGAAAGCAGGCGATCAGGTGATTACTGATAATCTGATCAAAGTGCGTCCTGGCGCACCAGTGGCCCCACATGCACCAGATGCAGCGCCTGCCGCCCCTGCGGCTGCAGGCCAGGAAAAAGCCAAAAGTTAA
- the purD gene encoding phosphoribosylamine--glycine ligase gives MKILVIGSGGREHALAWKVAQNKQVSRVYVAPGNAGTATNPDMINVPLTKVEDLVKFAEDEQIALTIVGPEAPLSQGVVDAFRAADLKIFGPTKAAAQLESSKDFAKAFMFRHGIPTAKYQTFSDVTQAHAYIDANGAPIVIKADGLAAGKGVVVAMTLEEAHAAVDAMLSDNKLGDAGARVVIEEFLTGEEASFMVMVDGKNILPLATSQDHKRLLDADQGPNTGGMGAYSPAPVVTPDIHAKAMREIIVPTVEGMAKDGIPYTGFLYAGLMISPSGEVKTLEFNCRMGDPETQPIMMRLKSDLVELAEHAVNGTLDQAKAEWDWRFALGVVMASANYPETPRLGDEITGLPRDLQDGHVFHAGTTLKDGKIVTSGGRVLCVTALGETVKFAQQQAYKVLEQIQFDGAQYRKDIGYRAIKN, from the coding sequence ATGAAAATTTTAGTGATTGGTAGCGGCGGCCGCGAGCACGCGCTGGCATGGAAGGTCGCTCAAAACAAACAGGTGAGCCGTGTGTATGTCGCGCCAGGTAACGCAGGAACCGCCACTAACCCGGACATGATCAACGTTCCTCTGACTAAAGTGGAAGACCTGGTCAAGTTTGCAGAAGATGAACAAATTGCACTGACCATCGTCGGCCCTGAAGCCCCTTTGTCCCAAGGCGTGGTTGACGCTTTCCGCGCGGCTGACCTGAAAATTTTTGGGCCAACCAAAGCAGCCGCTCAACTGGAAAGCTCCAAAGACTTTGCTAAAGCCTTTATGTTCCGCCATGGCATCCCCACCGCCAAATACCAGACTTTTAGTGACGTCACTCAAGCGCATGCCTATATTGATGCCAATGGCGCGCCTATCGTGATCAAAGCCGACGGCCTTGCCGCGGGCAAGGGTGTCGTGGTTGCCATGACACTCGAAGAAGCCCATGCGGCCGTGGATGCCATGTTGTCAGACAACAAGCTTGGTGATGCCGGTGCACGCGTGGTCATCGAAGAGTTTTTAACCGGCGAAGAAGCCAGCTTCATGGTCATGGTCGATGGTAAAAACATCCTGCCATTGGCCACCAGCCAGGATCACAAACGCTTGCTGGATGCTGACCAAGGCCCGAACACAGGTGGCATGGGTGCTTATTCACCTGCGCCCGTGGTGACCCCAGACATCCACGCCAAAGCCATGCGTGAAATTATCGTACCAACGGTAGAAGGCATGGCAAAAGACGGCATTCCTTATACTGGTTTCCTGTATGCCGGGTTGATGATTAGTCCAAGTGGCGAAGTCAAAACCCTGGAATTCAACTGCCGCATGGGTGACCCGGAAACTCAGCCTATCATGATGCGCTTGAAGTCGGACCTGGTAGAACTGGCCGAGCACGCCGTCAATGGCACCCTGGACCAGGCCAAAGCTGAATGGGACTGGCGGTTTGCCTTGGGCGTGGTAATGGCAAGCGCCAACTACCCTGAGACACCAAGACTGGGCGACGAAATCACTGGCCTGCCAAGAGACCTGCAAGACGGTCACGTATTCCACGCTGGCACCACGCTAAAAGATGGCAAGATCGTTACCAGTGGCGGTCGCGTGTTATGTGTGACGGCATTAGGTGAAACCGTCAAATTCGCCCAACAACAAGCTTACAAGGTGTTGGAACAAATCCAGTTTGATGGCGCTCAGTATCGTAAAGACATTGGCTACCGCGCCATTAAAAACTAA
- a CDS encoding TetR family transcriptional regulator, translated as MVRKTKEDAAITRQRIIDAAREMFLLKGVSRTSLEQIASHASVTRGAVYWHFQNKAELFHAMREEVYLPLIDRMDDTLLGNSDEANPDPLGRIRKHLESTIQILDNDQTTRATYEVMMTKCEYVDEFADVLKSILSNCSGLVHKMEQAYAKAQEIGQVGTQLTAAELALDTHLFFSGLLHMWVKDTEGTLFRDRAMQLIDAHIKLRKK; from the coding sequence ATGGTACGTAAAACCAAAGAAGATGCCGCAATTACCCGCCAGCGCATTATTGATGCTGCACGCGAAATGTTCCTGTTAAAAGGCGTGAGCCGCACCAGCCTGGAACAGATTGCCTCACATGCCAGCGTCACGCGCGGCGCTGTTTACTGGCACTTTCAGAACAAGGCCGAATTGTTTCATGCCATGCGCGAAGAGGTCTACCTGCCTTTGATTGACCGCATGGACGATACGCTGCTCGGTAATAGTGATGAAGCTAATCCAGATCCACTGGGCCGCATCCGCAAACATCTGGAAAGCACCATCCAGATTCTGGACAACGACCAGACGACACGCGCCACCTATGAAGTCATGATGACCAAATGCGAATATGTCGATGAGTTTGCCGATGTATTGAAATCAATTTTAAGTAACTGTAGCGGACTCGTGCACAAAATGGAACAGGCCTATGCGAAAGCACAGGAAATTGGCCAGGTAGGCACACAACTGACGGCGGCAGAACTGGCACTGGATACACATTTATTTTTCTCCGGTCTGCTGCATATGTGGGTCAAAGACACAGAAGGAACATTATTCCGCGACCGCGCCATGCAACTCATAGATGCCCACATCAAACTGCGTAAAAAATAA
- a CDS encoding efflux RND transporter permease subunit, translated as MTRFFITRPIFASVLSIIIVLAGLAAAFKLPIAQYPQIAPPTVLITATYPGASAETLSKTVAAPIEEQLSGVENLLYFNSSSDSSGTLTITATFDIGTDVDQATFNVSNRVNIALPRLPEDVRRTGVVVQKRSNDILLVVMLTSKNKDHNRLFLSNYATLNMLDEFKRIKGVGDVTIFGGQDYSMRVWLRPDRMAQLGVSTSDISAAISAQNAQYAAGKIGAEPATPNQQLAFTVTAKGRLIDPEEFGNIIIRAQGPNGVLYLRDVARVELGAQNYNVQSALDGQAGVAMPIFLQTGANALDTANAIKDKVEELKAKFPQGMEYNIPYDTSDFVKATIKEVFHTFGEALVLVVIVVFLFLQSWRATLIPMIAVPISIVGTFAGLYLFGFSINLLTLFAMILAIGIVVDDAIVVLENTERLMKEENLNPLHAAIKSIAQVQAAVVAIVLVLCAVFVPVAFQGGIAGELYRQFAVTVAISVVISGVVALTLTPALCAMILKNDHHENAFFRKFNQGFGKLTRLYTGTVNLTLHHKIIGAIVFGGMLIVMILLFRTVPGGFVPPEDQGYVISIVVMPDGATLKRTSQTTENIRAAVAKDPATAHEFAVNGFELLTGANKTNAATMFVRMTDWDARTTNADQMVGKLIGIGMGQPDGMGFAVNPPAIRGLGSAGGFEVYVQSKGDTDPIKLSQVMNNFMDAMRADPKLTGINSFFRPTVPQLFIEVDEAKALSQNVKISDIYATLQSTMGSLYVNDFNRNGRTYRVQLQAEAEYRMKPEDLGKVYVRSQPTAESPDGNMVPMSALAKVSNIVGAEQLERYNGLLSAKIFGSGAPGVSSGDAIKLVEKIAKENLPDGYQVAWTGQAYQEKRTGSAALVAFAFATVMVFLILAAQFETWALPLAVIMAIPFAMTGALIAVLTRGMNNDIYFQIGLITLIGLAAKNAILIVEFASQKMEEGMPLAEAALEAARLRFRPIVMTSMAFVLGIIPLVFATGAGAAARQSMGTGVFGGMLLATFVATIFIPLFFTWLTNEKKVRHHGHIVEEESV; from the coding sequence ATGACCCGATTTTTTATCACACGCCCGATTTTTGCTAGCGTGCTGTCTATCATCATCGTGTTGGCAGGTCTGGCTGCGGCATTCAAGTTGCCGATTGCCCAGTATCCGCAAATTGCGCCACCAACCGTATTGATTACAGCCACCTATCCTGGTGCCAGTGCAGAAACCCTGTCCAAAACCGTAGCTGCGCCCATTGAAGAGCAATTGAGCGGCGTTGAAAACCTGCTGTACTTTAACTCCAGCTCTGACAGTAGCGGCACGTTGACCATTACCGCCACGTTTGATATCGGTACCGATGTTGACCAGGCAACGTTTAACGTCAGTAACCGTGTGAACATTGCCTTGCCACGCTTGCCTGAGGACGTGCGTAGGACGGGTGTCGTGGTGCAAAAACGCTCCAATGACATTTTACTGGTGGTGATGCTGACCTCTAAAAACAAAGATCACAATCGACTGTTTTTGAGTAACTACGCCACTTTGAATATGCTGGATGAGTTCAAACGCATTAAAGGAGTGGGTGATGTCACTATTTTTGGTGGGCAAGACTATTCCATGCGTGTTTGGTTGCGTCCCGACCGCATGGCGCAGCTTGGGGTTTCAACCAGCGATATTTCCGCCGCCATCAGCGCCCAAAACGCGCAATATGCCGCTGGTAAAATCGGCGCTGAGCCTGCCACTCCTAACCAGCAATTGGCTTTTACCGTCACAGCTAAAGGGCGACTGATTGATCCGGAGGAGTTTGGTAACATTATTATCCGTGCACAGGGTCCGAACGGGGTGTTATACCTCAGAGATGTGGCACGCGTTGAGTTGGGCGCGCAAAACTATAACGTGCAGTCTGCCCTGGACGGGCAAGCAGGGGTGGCGATGCCTATCTTCCTGCAAACAGGGGCCAATGCACTGGATACAGCGAATGCTATCAAAGATAAAGTTGAGGAGTTAAAAGCCAAGTTCCCGCAAGGCATGGAATACAACATTCCGTATGACACGAGTGATTTTGTGAAGGCCACCATCAAAGAAGTATTTCATACTTTTGGTGAGGCGCTTGTACTCGTTGTGATCGTTGTGTTCCTCTTCCTGCAAAGCTGGCGTGCCACCCTGATCCCGATGATTGCGGTGCCGATTTCGATTGTTGGTACATTTGCCGGTTTGTACCTGTTCGGCTTCTCAATCAACCTGCTCACGCTGTTTGCCATGATTCTCGCCATTGGTATTGTGGTGGATGATGCGATTGTGGTGCTTGAGAACACCGAACGCCTGATGAAGGAGGAAAACCTTAACCCGTTACATGCGGCGATTAAGTCGATTGCCCAGGTGCAAGCCGCCGTCGTGGCGATTGTGCTGGTGCTGTGTGCAGTGTTCGTCCCTGTGGCGTTCCAAGGCGGGATTGCCGGTGAGTTGTATCGCCAGTTTGCGGTGACCGTGGCGATTTCCGTGGTGATTTCGGGCGTGGTCGCGTTAACGCTGACGCCAGCCTTGTGTGCCATGATCCTCAAGAATGATCATCATGAAAATGCATTTTTCCGTAAATTTAACCAGGGGTTTGGCAAGCTGACACGCTTGTATACTGGTACGGTCAACCTGACTTTGCATCATAAGATCATTGGCGCCATTGTGTTCGGCGGCATGCTGATTGTGATGATTTTGCTGTTCCGTACGGTACCGGGCGGGTTTGTTCCACCAGAAGACCAGGGTTATGTGATTAGTATCGTGGTGATGCCAGATGGTGCGACCCTCAAGCGTACCTCACAAACCACGGAGAATATCCGTGCGGCGGTTGCCAAGGATCCTGCCACTGCGCATGAATTTGCCGTGAATGGCTTTGAATTGCTAACGGGTGCCAATAAAACCAATGCTGCAACCATGTTTGTGCGTATGACAGACTGGGATGCGCGGACCACCAATGCTGACCAGATGGTAGGTAAGCTGATTGGTATCGGTATGGGCCAGCCCGATGGTATGGGCTTTGCCGTGAACCCGCCAGCGATTCGTGGCCTGGGTTCTGCCGGTGGGTTTGAAGTGTATGTCCAAAGTAAGGGCGATACGGATCCGATCAAGCTGTCGCAAGTCATGAACAACTTTATGGACGCGATGCGTGCTGATCCCAAACTGACCGGCATCAACAGCTTCTTCCGCCCAACGGTGCCACAACTCTTTATTGAGGTCGATGAAGCCAAAGCCTTGTCACAGAACGTGAAAATTTCGGACATTTACGCCACGCTGCAAAGTACCATGGGTTCGCTGTACGTCAACGACTTTAACCGCAATGGACGTACCTACCGGGTACAGCTACAGGCCGAAGCTGAGTACCGCATGAAGCCTGAAGATCTGGGTAAGGTCTACGTGCGTAGCCAGCCAACGGCCGAGAGTCCGGATGGCAATATGGTGCCGATGTCAGCCCTGGCTAAAGTCAGCAATATTGTCGGTGCCGAGCAACTGGAGCGTTACAACGGTCTGCTGTCTGCCAAGATATTTGGTAGCGGTGCGCCGGGTGTGAGCTCTGGTGATGCGATCAAACTGGTAGAAAAAATCGCCAAGGAAAACTTGCCCGATGGCTACCAGGTTGCGTGGACAGGCCAGGCTTACCAGGAAAAACGCACAGGTTCTGCCGCACTGGTTGCGTTTGCCTTTGCAACCGTGATGGTGTTCCTGATTCTGGCCGCACAGTTTGAAACCTGGGCATTGCCACTGGCAGTGATTATGGCGATTCCATTTGCCATGACCGGGGCCCTGATTGCGGTGCTGACACGTGGCATGAATAACGACATCTACTTCCAGATTGGGTTGATTACCCTGATTGGCCTGGCGGCGAAAAACGCGATTCTGATCGTGGAGTTTGCCTCACAGAAAATGGAAGAGGGCATGCCGTTGGCTGAGGCGGCATTGGAAGCTGCGCGCTTGCGCTTCAGACCGATTGTGATGACGTCGATGGCGTTTGTGCTCGGGATTATCCCACTCGTGTTTGCGACAGGTGCCGGTGCAGCTGCGCGTCAATCCATGGGGACGGGCGTGTTCGGCGGCATGTTGCTGGCCACCTTTGTCGCTACCATCTTTATCCCATTGTTCTTTACCTGGCTGACCAATGAGAAAAAAGTGCGTCACCACGGGCATATTGTAGAAGAGGAATCGGTATGA